Proteins encoded within one genomic window of Flavobacterium gilvum:
- a CDS encoding DUF4159 domain-containing protein has translation MKKVVFLFLFLLSISTEGFSQEIALLKYNGGGDWYANPTSLPNLIKYCNANTNTRIKTKTRTVEPSSPDLFSYPFVHMTGHGNVVFSESDAINLRKYLLGGGFLHIDDNYGMDQYIRKEIKKLFPNNDLVEIPSSHPIFQKPFAFPNGLPKIHEHDGKRPQAFGIFIDNKLVLLYTYECDLGDGWEDAEVHNDPWEIREKALKMGANIMTYIFTN, from the coding sequence ATGAAAAAAGTAGTTTTCCTCTTTTTGTTTTTACTTTCCATTTCTACAGAGGGTTTTTCTCAAGAAATAGCTTTGTTAAAGTACAACGGAGGTGGTGATTGGTATGCAAATCCAACTTCGCTGCCCAATTTGATAAAATACTGCAATGCCAATACAAACACAAGAATAAAAACAAAAACCAGAACTGTTGAACCCAGCAGTCCAGATCTTTTTTCCTATCCGTTTGTCCATATGACCGGTCACGGAAATGTGGTTTTTAGCGAAAGCGATGCCATAAACTTAAGGAAATATCTTTTGGGAGGCGGTTTTCTGCATATTGATGATAATTATGGTATGGATCAATACATTCGTAAAGAAATCAAAAAATTATTTCCAAATAATGATTTAGTCGAAATTCCTTCAAGCCATCCTATATTTCAAAAACCATTCGCTTTTCCAAATGGATTGCCAAAAATCCATGAACACGACGGAAAAAGACCTCAAGCTTTCGGAATATTTATCGACAATAAATTGGTTTTGCTCTACACCTACGAATGCGACCTTGGCGACGGATGGGAAGATGCCGAAGTTCACAATGACCCTTGGGAAATTCGCGAAAAAGCATTAAAAATGGGTGCTAATATTATGACTTACATCTTCACCAATTAA